TTTGGCAGCTGCCATCAGTGCCATCTTAATGAATATGATGTGTTGCTTAGGGATAGGCAAATAGCAAGGGAGAAAGGACTAGCGAAAGGATCAATCCTATGCAGAAACGGGGATCTAGCCAATGGGTGGGAGGacattggcagcagcaggagatgcAAGTTGACCAAGTCCAGCTGACCAATAACTAAACATGAATGGATGAAGAGCAGCAACATGAAAAACTTTGAAGCTTGGTGTGGTGATAGTAGTTACTGAAGggacaggaagagagaggaaactgGAGGACACGGCTGGAGGAAATTAGTTGACACAACtgtggggaaagtgtgtgtgtgtatatgttatGGCCAAAGTAGTTGGGTCAATTTTAATGGTATGACTGGATTAGTTTGTGCAATTGGACTTCCACAGCAAGAGCTCCAAGATCAAATATGGTAACAGAAGAAGGAAGAATTTAGATATGCTACTATTATGCTTGCAACTTTatcatcctatgcatgtttatttggagATGTTCTGCTGATTTCAAAGGATTTAACTCCAAATAAGTATTTGCAGGAACTGCTGCTCTGCGATATGCAAGGCTAATACTGGCCATTGACGTAGAGACATAATTCTCCAGAGCCTGTGAAAGCCAGATCTTGGAATAAGGTTCAGTGGTAAACAATATACAAATAGTAAGGGTATTTGACAAGAGCTTTAGACATGCATACCTGAGTATTGTGCCCAGAATATATCCTGCAAAACAAAAGTGCTCACTTAGAAAGAAATACCCAAGAACGAGTAAGTCAACTGATGCAGTTCTACAGTACTGCTGATGCTAGAAAGGTCTTACCCTGTAAGCTGTCAGGATGAGACACCACTCTGAGCTCTTTGGGGGCAGCATGAGATATGATTGTCATGACTCAGCAAGAGAGAGGACACATCTGATTTTGCTTCTGCCATCAAATTAAATCTATTGCAATTATGAGATGCACATAGCTCAAGGGTAACTACTGCATGAATTAAACAAGCCCTCAGCcagccttccatatgttgttagactccagttcccatcagcctcagctagtgTGGCCAGTGGACAAGGGATGATGGGGGtagcagtccaacaacatccacccATTTTAGAAGTACAAATTTAGATCTTTGACATAGCTAGCCAGTATATTTTAATATAACAACCTTTAAGGTTTGGCTGAATAGGGTGGTGGCATCTGCACCGGGCCTGTCCCCACTTACATCCTACAGCAGGCTTCcggaactttggccctccagatgtttttggcctacaactcccatgatccctagctagcaggaccagtggtcagggatgatgggaattgtagtctcaaaacatctggcgtgccaaggttgaggaagcccgtCCTATAGTATCACCCAGTCTTTAGGAGCAAGGGGAAGTCTTACGATAATGTCCTGTCAACTATATTGCTTAATGGATTATTATTTACAGAAACCGTTCCTATTGTCtatagcatatataaaaacatgtgtGGGGATAAATGCTTTCCCTGGTTATTGGGCTTCCAGTGGAGGTCATTTCTCATCTGTTCTTCTAAGAGATGCTACCAGACAACGGACTCCTTTTGAATGACTGGTCAAAGATACGACACATTATGTAAAGGGACTGGTTTCTATAttatacaaatttattattaatgcCTCATTTGGGGCCCAGAGTCAAAAATCACGATGGGAATTTAATTGGGACATACATCTGAGAAATGTAGTGGTGTAGAAGAGCTGGAAAAAATGTCACATCTGGCTACCAATGCGCCCCTTTGATtttagatagtacatgggtagatgagtctaaaaagcccaggacacaatttTTTCACAGTTCTCTAGCTAATTTACCAGAAGTAACGTATTTAGTGTTaaatctggaagtgtatactcgattctgaccaaactaagcctcctagatttatttttataaatctttattatttgtaaagggtatctttatttaaacaatttattatcCCTTTAGAGCTCCACTGGGTCTTTGTACTTTGTCCTTCCAAGCTGTGATGCATTATGGTTTAAATcattatttgtttcttttctttttgctatgtttgcactttttgttgttattaaattaatacatttttcataaaataaaataaaattacaacatctggaaggagacTGGGGAAGAAGAAATCCACTGTGAAATCCTCACAGTGGTTGCTGGGCCCTTGAATATGTGACTTAACAGGCCTTGTTCTGCAGGAAGGAAAGTGGAATGATACCTACTGTTTGGGCATTAGACTCAATGGCTTCACGGGCTTCTTCATAGCTGCACACTTCCTCCAGGCACTCCCGTTCTAGATTGCCTTTGCGCACCTCTTCTAAGTATCCTTTGTTGGCTCGCCTTGAGCGCTTCAGCAAAGAGAGTGCTTGCTTCTGATCGAGAAAGACTAGCAAGAGCAGAACACCCATCAGTCAGTCCTTAGTGTGGAGGCTCATTCACTGGGGCAATTGTAATTCTGAAGGACCATTGAGTGGGAAGGACCCTACAgccagccctctcctccaagacATGATTAACCACCACAACGCAAACACAGACAGATCAGATGACACAGTCTGGACATCAGTGGTCCAGAAGCAGAACTGGGCACCTGCAGAAAGCTGCTACGAAGAAAATTTCCAGATGATTCAGCCCACGGAGGTACACCACACATGGTGGAGAAGGGCAAGCCATTGTCATGTTTTCAGTATAATGTTGCATGTTTCAGGATATCAGCTCTGCATTCCTACAATGTTCTCCCCTTTGTAGGCTCCAGCTGCCTGATTACAGATGTAATGCATTGCCCAACCGTTGACAGTCTTGTGTTACAACAGAAAAAACAGGAAGTTCTGTCAAATGCCGATTTTTCACTTCTAGATCTCAATGGGGCCGATCCAACACTACTGTCAGTGGAACTCCATGTGTGCAgcgctggatacaacccagtgtgAATTTCTCACCTAATCTTCACCTttatggcatttatttatttcaaccatTTGCATGCCTCTTGACTGCAGTCATTTCTAAGCAGTGTGCAGGAGACCCAATACAATAGGAATAAACATGAGTTTAAACTATACAATcagaattcaataaaaaaaacctgctgGAATAAGAAAAAAAGTATTCACAAAGCACCAAATAGAAAATAATATTTCTAGTCTATTCTGGTCTTATGGTGGTAGAACCAAGACTCTTGTTCAGTTTAGTATCAGGGTTGTGCCCAGAACTGACCACTTCCAAGTGGCAGGTCTCTTTCTGCTCTATGGACACTTACCCTATTCCTGTTTGCACAGAAAAACGTATTTACTCAGCCCTCGTCCTGTGTGCCTCTTTGCTGGCACGTGTGCTGGTCTCTGTTTGCCCACCCCAGAATCTGAACCTTTGTAGTCCTCTCATTTCCCTTTTTCACATTCAGACATTAGAACTTTCAGTCtcagtcaggggtggggaatgtctGGCCCATGAGGCTAAATAATTAGGCCATGTTGGTCAAGCCATGCCTACCTGCCAGTCATCTGATGATACTAGGCTTTGATACTAGGTTCGAGCAGGTAAAATGGAAGCTAGGCTGGAACAAAAGAGGCTCCTTAAGATGACTGTTCAGTTGTTTCTGAAGTCCTGCCAACCAGCTGATTGGTGGGGTTTCAGAAGACACTTGTCTTCTGAAGCACCAACAATCAGCTGTTTGCCGGGACCTCAAGCACAGTGCATGGCTCTTTGCAAGCTCCTTGAAGAGTCCTGCATGAAGCTTTGAACACTCAACAATGAGCTGATTACAGGGGGTTCAAAGCACCATGTCACCTGACATAATTGTAacatcagctgattggcaggtaTGTCCCCTACCCACCCATCAAATTTGGTCTGTGGGATGGGTAGGGGTATAAATCCCCCCTCCATCTGATTAAGATCTAGCAATGGTTGCTGAAGGATGAGAAGAATCACAGAGCTACCCCACAGCGGAAAGCGTCAAGCTAGGGGTTGGGTTGGAACAGAGGCAGCCttctccaatctggtgccctccaataTTGTCAGactcctactcccatcagcctaaCAACAAGTatagccaacggtcagggatgatgggaactgtagtccagcaagatctgaatGGTATCAGGTTAGGAAAAGGTGAGACAGGGTTTCTGACCAGGTCTCCTCTAttggagagagaaacaacaggGTGCTCTGTGGCAGCTTGAAGGCCAGCAATTTAGCAGAAGAGTCCACTGTGTCAttttttaagatgccacaagactctgttgCTTTGGCTGCTGCAATAGACTAATACAACTGCTGCTTAGGAAGCTGCCATTGCAGGCATAAGGCTGTATCCAATGCAAACCACTGAAATTGATCGACGTGAACAACATAAGATAATTCTTTTCAATGCATTACTTGATGTAttgcttagttggatacaacccagagggCACACCCTGCCTCTGAAGTGGTTAAACTGCATACACATGCCTCTCCTCAAAAAGGTACTTGAGgagtacattttaatattttggtaAGTGCCATGTTCCTGCTAACTCTATTAAGAGTTAAGAAGAGCCTTCCTGTTAAGATAAAGAACTCCAACAAAGAGGCGTCCATTGGggaacctcccctcccccccgtcCCATCTATCTTCCAGCAAGAAGCATGGAAAAAGACACACTATCATGGGATGTAACTCCCGTGTGTTTGGTTATTCAGGTGGGCATACTCAAATACAAAAGCTAAACGATAACTGGTCTGGAGAGAGTGAGTTCTGGCACAGCGCTGCCCCACCTCCACCATCTTTGCTCAATTATCACCCGAGATCCTTCCTGCTCCAAAGCTGGGAGTCTCTGAAACATGGAGTGACATGCCTGCCTCTCTATACAGCTGCCACATCCTCTCCATCTCAGCCATGCTCAGTCTCTTTCAATGGGGCTGCTGCTGGGAttcagggctgtagctcagttgtagagcctCCCTTAgcaggcagaaggtcctgggttcaactgCTGGCATCGCCAGatgggactgggagagaccctggagagccactgccagtgaaTGTAGACAATaagagatagatggaccaatggactcaGTATAATAAAGCTTCCTATTTTCCCTGGGTGCTTGATCTGCCACACTGAACTTCCAATGTAGGAGGCCAACAGAATGAGTATTGCTATCTGCTCTACTAGTCAATTGCAGCACAAGCCTACACGTTTTCTCAGAAACCCCAGAGTTCAACATTCATCCCCTTAGCACATGTTCTTAAGATTGCTGCCTGTTCACTGCTGAGCAGGCTGATTTCCTTACCCTGGTTGTAGCTTAGTGAGAGGTCCAGAAGAATGGCAAGGAGAAGGGTCCTCAGCATTCTGGTTCTGCTCTGTCCCATTGCGTGTGCGCCTGACTGCAGGAAGATTGCAGAGGAAATGGATGAAGAATGATTGCAGCCCAGCCTGGGTTAATGTTGAACCAGGATGAAGAAACAGGAACCAGGTCACAGTGTGTCAGGGACAGTAAGTTTGAGGATCTCACTATCTCACCCATCCTgggttttctctccctcccttgcatTTTTGCTTTCAGGTGCCTGGGTGGCACAAGCAGCCAATGGAATAAGAACAATTCCATCCACACATGTAGATTGCTTGTGGTCTCAGAACACCAAATAAACATGGACTGACAATAGGAAACAATATGCACGTCATATTATTACGTCATTATTTCATAAAGCAGAGGACATTTGGCTATCCTGGCTTAAAATAAGGGAACTACCATTTGTTTATAAAACCCTCCTGTTGCAGATATTTAATCCAGATGCCAAAAGGTCTATTCCCTGTCTTTACTTCTGTGATTCTGTCCTAGAATACACCGAGAGAGTGAATTTCTTCTCCCTTCCACAATTTCTCTCACCGAGAGAGTGAATTTCTTCTCCCTTCCACAATGTCTCTCAGCAAAAATCCAATGAGATCCCCATGACTTCTTTCTGAAtgcccaaagagaggtgcttgATTATATGTGTGTTGGAGAGGAGTCAAAGAAGTCAGAACACATGAAAGACACCAAGGAGTCAAGTCATTAAATATTTGCATCCTGTTTCAgttcatttgtatttttaaaattttcccCGTTTAATTGTGGTTTGGACATAAATGAACTTAAAACAAATATTTGGTATACTGACCACCCACTTTTAATGGGTAAACGTAATTCTCAAACAGATGCATGTCATAAACTCTTCAAGATTGTAGTGCAAGTCCTGTAAGGTGAATACAGATGAATAATTATTGTATTCACTGAACATGATATTCAATATTCattgaatacaatatacaaaattgAATACAAAAGCTTCATTGGGTTCAAATGGGTATGGAAAGGCAGCTAAACTCAAAGGCCCAGAGCACCTTTCAAATGAAGATAGGCTTGAGAACATGGGGTGTTACTTTAAGAAGGAACACAGAAGTTTGTAAAATCATGATTGCTTGGAGCGAGCAGCTAGAGCGAAATGTCTTCTGCTTTCATAACACTTACGTACACTCAGTGTAGCTGATGGACTAGGTGCAGGACTttaaaaggaagcacttcttcacacataaTGTAAGACAATAAGATGTGAGGATAGTCACTAGCAGCTTGGCAACTTCTtaaaaggattaggcaaattaatAAAGGCAAGGTTCATCAAAGTCTATTTTAGTTCAATGCAGTGCTACTTTTTGaggaaaaaaggtgccagaactcaccatgaaagcctccctcattctcttagtaTGGCAAAGGCACCCACCTGACaggtgccagaactaagttcgagtgagttccccctgaaaatagCCCtggctaaatggaacctccattttCAGGGGCAGCACAGCTCTGACTATCAGATGAACAAAACACCACAGAGTGACTATCACCTTGCTTATGAACTTCTAGAGACATCTGACTGTCTActagaaacagaatgctggacttgataAATCCAGCAAAGCAATTATTATCTTCAAATTTATTGAGATGAGTCTCATTGGTAAAATAATTAAATTAGGAGCCAGTACAGTTAGATCTTGAAATTCTTAGGAGTAGCCCAATGCCATAATCTGAGCCACATACTCTTGATCAAAAGAAATTAGCAACATCAAATTCATCACTTGGAATTTAGGTCTTTGGAGATTCCAAATTAGTCCACCGTTTAGTAAAACAAGTCCCTACCCCGTCCTCATCTGAGACAAACTGTAAGTGTAGGAGGAGCTTAGAGAACTATCAATCTCAGCCCTTTTCCTCTTgctcttctctgtctctcttctaTAATGGTTAGTATTTGTTATCTCCACCGTACACAAGGTAAATATTAGCATTAGGGTAGCTGGGAAGTGACTCTTTGGCCACTTGTACAAAGAGCAATTGCACAGTCCCCACCTCCAACAGATTGCAGAGTTTGAAGAACACAGAGTCTCTTTCTAACACACAATAAAGCAGAGAGATTTGAGAAATTGGTCTAGCTTACTGGGATATTTAGGCAGAGCCTGAGTTCAACCACAGGAGAACATCCAGACAAAGAGTTCGGCCCATGTATGAAGGGAAACTTTTGAAGAACATTCGCAAGCTGTCAAGACTACAACACTGCTTCCTGTAACATCTTCTCAAACCTGAACCTTTGTGAAGGCTGAGATCAGACTAGTAGCCCTTCTTAGTTCAGCATTTCTAACTTCCTGAACAAGTCCCCCTTTCACCTTATAACATCTGCTACAATCTCTTTCCCATTCCTACATACAGATCTAGTAAATATTAATAACTGCCGATCCATCAGGTTGCAGCAGAAGGAAAGATGGGAAGCAGGGCCACTCAATTATCTCAGCTAAAAGGCTATCTCCATTTGGCTTTACCTCTCCTTGACTTGTTTACCTCTCCTTGACCTTGTAATAATTTCGTAACTTAAAAACTGGTACCCAAGTCTGCTTAATTCTCGCCACCTTCTAAACATGACACAAAAGATAGTAAACTATCTTGTGTGTTTGAGCCCTTACATAAGTGGCTCAAAGAGTTTTTTTGTCTGAGACATTATCACAGGACCCCCAACCCCTTGTTTTCAAACCATGTGCATCATGCAAACAAGTGCATATGCTTAAAAGACTGGCATAAGACACCTCCCTCCAATCTGTGATTGGTTGGGATCAGCGCAACCAACAAACGTGCTTGACACCACATCAGCAATGACAGAAGATTGATATTTTGACTCATGCGTGGATTTCTTGGGTTTTGGCATCAGCAAGTCACTTTGCAGCTGTGTCAATATTGATACATGCAAAAGCTGCACCACTCACTTGGAAAAGACAAAAAACATACAATACATGCCAGCCATTCTAGATCACTGCTCCAAATCCTACTGCCTCAAAAGACTGCTTCCTTTGTGACTGCTTGTAAATGTTCCACTGGGTGAGCCCAACAGTAGGAAGTCAGTACTGTAATCTCAAGCATCTGTTTACTTTATCAAAacagtttggaaatggggggggggggtagcagaGACGTAGGAAAAGCAACAAGTGTAGTTATGTGACCTATTGCTACCAGCACCAAATGACAGCTGGCCCATCCTAAGTATCCAAGAAGGAAGCATGTGGTAAATGAACACCACTTTGCAGAGGCTGTGaccatataaataaattatattgttGACAATGGGAGCCACCTAGCGAATGAATAAACCCAAGTGCAAACCTCAATGTATTTTCTGGAAATAGCAAAGCACTAAGGAAGAACTGTTAAAATGTCATATTGGACCACAGACACTAGCAATCCAGTTTCTACCCAGCCGTGAAGTTTTGATTTGGCTTTGGGCAATTCAGACTCTCTTGGCTCAGTTTCCTATGTGTTAAAATACCCGACTGGCCTATCACCACAGGATGCTGGGAAGAAGAAAATTACTCTCAAGTAGTGAATACAACGGCATAAAGTGatataaaaaatggaaaataaaaaaaatcccatccaaaattaattcaaattagcTTGGACCAAAACTACTAACTATACATTGCAACACTATGGTGCAACATGACCTCCTGACAGGAAGTCTGTGATACTCACCGTCAAGGAAaagctaaacaaaacaaaagtataaAATTTGGCAAAGTACTATGTTAAAACGAGACAATGTAATTAAGCATCATTTTCATTTGTCGTTGTTTTTATATACTGTAATGAAATGCATTACAGGCATAGCAAAGCTCTTCCTCATTGATTTACTTCCATGTGAATGAAAACTGTCACCATTTGAATCTTGCTCCTGCAGTATGAAGTGGTCTAATCCAGCAACACAGGTATCATATGCTACTGCTGAGATGATATTTACCAGATCCAATGAACTGGTTtgattttaaaagcaaaccttTGGATTACAGTTGCAGCTACTCTGGGATCTACAATTCTCACTCAGATTGCAATGTGTTGACTTGGGCAAAACCCAAACACTGTCTTGGTAGGTATCAAACAAAAGTCTCTGGGCAGTCAGGACCCCACATCATGGTAATAATATACATAACCAACAACCACAATTTGGCTAGATTGCATGGTGACTATCACAGCATCACCAGCACAAGCCCATGGAGAGGTGTAACTGGCAAAAGAAACACCTTTATGTTCTGTCTGAGTCACACGATTGACTGCATGTGCTACCTCCGCAATGTTTTTGAGAGCTGCTTATATCACCAAGAAATGTGGGAGTTGGATCTTAGCCAATGTTGTCATTAACTGTAATTAAAGCAGGCATCTGATGGCTTCATCCCCTACTCAGATGCAGCAAGTATCAAGTTAAAGCACATCTAAGCACAGCTTGGGCAAATGAGTCAGGAGCAGTAGCTTCCTGTTATTTATACCTTTGAAGCTAAAGAACTTTGAACCCTCACTGGTGTTGACATAATCCTTGCACACCTCAGAAAATTGTTGGAAGTTCCTGctcttttactttaaaaaaagatatactTTCGACTGCATTAATTTTTGGACCATATGTGTATAACTATGTGGGAATCTGCAGAATCTTCACCACTCAGTCAGTTTTGCCACGTTTTCACTAAACGTATGTAACACACAAGCAGAACTGGTACAGTTCCTGACAGTGGATCAATTTGAAACAAATTCTGATAGTATAGAAAAGATGCATGGTgaaggctttcttccaggcataGCCTCATCTATCAGGCTTTTGCCCAGGCTTGCGGGCTTTCGAAATGATGGTGGGAATCCAGCCATAGCCTTGGCCAAACTGAAGTCACCTATTCCCTTCTAGACATTCCAGTAGATATTTCATAACCCACATGCTGTTTTCTTGCAAACACATAGAAAGAGCACATTTAGACTTCCAAAGATGTTTTAATGCCATCTGCAAAAAAAATTGACGGTCATGtccccacctccacctccaccacctCTGCCACTGTGCTAAAACTGACACCCTCTTGAATAATAAACATGTCACTGGTGGAGCCCTGCTCCTGCACAATGATGCATTCTTTCTCCGTGTCCGAGACAGCAATCTCAATGACGTTCTTGTGCTTGGCAGAGCTCTGCTGTGCAGTAACATAGTGCCCATCATTGGTGATAAGGAGCTCTGTGTGGTTTCCAGGCCCTGCCCTGTCCACAGAGTGCACTACCAGCACAGCTGGCTGCTCTGAAGCTGGCAGCTCCTGGGGGGCTTTCGTGCCCCTTTTGGATGGATCCCCATCTAGGTTTCCTTTGTGCTCAAGCTGGTGACGTCGCAGGCTCTGGGGGAGGGCGTAGCCCATGCCACAAATTTGGCACTGGTGCGGCTTGTCAGCGTGGTGGGCTCTCTGGTGGCGTCGCAATTTTGTGGCCAGAGGATAGGATTTGGGGCACAGATGGCAGCGGAAAGGGCGCTCGCCTGTGTGCAAACGTTCGTGAGCCCGTAACGTGTGGGGATCACGCAGTGCTTTCCCACACACTGTGCACAGGTGAGCCTCACCTGTGTGGGAGATCAGGTGACGGCGCAGCTCAGGGCGCTGCGGGAAGGCATCTCCACAGAAGTGGCAGTGGTAGGGACGCTCCCCTGTATGCAACCGAAGGTGCCCACGGAGATTGCCCTGCTGGCGGAAAGACTTGGGGCAGTAGGGGCAGGTATACGGGCGTTCCCCTGTGTGCAGCCGCATATGGTTGCGCAACGACCCAGGGTTGGCCAGCTGCCGCTCACATATCACACACTGGCAGGCGGGGGCAGCAGATGGCCTTGGCTCCTTAGCCTGGTGGGTTTTGCGATGGATCCGAAGAGAGGGCCGGCGGGCAAAGGATTTCCCACAGTCAGGGCATACAAAAGGGCGCTGGCCTGTGTGCAGCACCTGGTGTTCTTGAAGGTCCCGTTTGGTGCCGTAACTCTTGTGGCACTGTGGGCAGGGGAATGGCCGCACCCCTCGGTGGCCCAGTGTGTGCGCTTTAAAGCTTTCTTCCGAGCTATAGCTCTTGCCACACTCTGTGCACAGGAACGGTTTGTGATCAGTGTGCACAAAGTGGTGCTTCTTCAGGTGGCACAGCTGCAGGAAGGCTTTGCCACACTCTTCGCACCGGTATCGTCGTTTGTGGTCTGCCTCCTTGAGCTGTGGAGCACCACCCATGTTGCTTGGAGACACTTCCTC
The nucleotide sequence above comes from Podarcis raffonei isolate rPodRaf1 chromosome 1, rPodRaf1.pri, whole genome shotgun sequence. Encoded proteins:
- the LOC128413097 gene encoding zinc finger protein 3 homolog isoform X4, whose protein sequence is MEQSAGQSEGERVSFGRREGAESACRPASLTALTVPFVSLLPFQELPPACWKEASACNRIASWKSLVKQSRDKDEANVALVWINGELHIQICCPIAAGSELLYWLAEASPACLEKNAPANISDGVFVAERKTVEEQLAKTTTVEAETLTQKGDASLDGDAIDSFAVLEEAISLRSAHGESECLSCQSTFDQISEGALDIPKVVQQKARAHCLPLLDKKLPVKQPPGLENDHKKRNEDGFLQHELKDSKEQHGEKQPIVSCSVTEKGGSKEDGVLHPQTEQVNETLSKVKPTDMCSQLPPSSAIQPSAHLAEKVEVLKGQSCADGGPSGCAMSTPRDRAEEQRENPKQEEVSPSNMGGAPQLKEADHKRRYRCEECGKAFLQLCHLKKHHFVHTDHKPFLCTECGKSYSSEESFKAHTLGHRGVRPFPCPQCHKSYGTKRDLQEHQVLHTGQRPFVCPDCGKSFARRPSLRIHRKTHQAKEPRPSAAPACQCVICERQLANPGSLRNHMRLHTGERPYTCPYCPKSFRQQGNLRGHLRLHTGERPYHCHFCGDAFPQRPELRRHLISHTGEAHLCTVCGKALRDPHTLRAHERLHTGERPFRCHLCPKSYPLATKLRRHQRAHHADKPHQCQICGMGYALPQSLRRHQLEHKGNLDGDPSKRGTKAPQELPASEQPAVLVVHSVDRAGPGNHTELLITNDGHYVTAQQSSAKHKNVIEIAVSDTEKECIIVQEQGSTSDMFIIQEGVSFSTVAEVVEVEVGT
- the LOC128413097 gene encoding zinc finger protein 408-like isoform X2, encoding MEQSAGQSRPPDARGGGGWSCCPVWSLPRGLALGPSLSAERGLGVWCVGSPLQPGALLLLLGPEEEEQEAGACPAELPPACWKEASACNRIASWKSLVKQSRDKDEANVALVWINGELHIQICCPIAAGSELLYWLAEASPACLEKNAPANISDGVFVAERKTVEEQLAKTTTVEAETLTQKGDASLDGDAIDSFAVLEEAISLRSAHGESECLSCQSTFDQISEGALDIPKVVQQKARAHCLPLLDKKLPVKQPPGLENDHKKRNEDGFLQHELKDSKEQHGEKQPIVSCSVTEKGGSKEDGVLHPQTEQVNETLSKVKPTDMCSQLPPSSAIQPSAHLAEKVEVLKGQSCADGGPSGCAMSTPRDRAEEQRENPKQEEVSPSNMGGAPQLKEADHKRRYRCEECGKAFLQLCHLKKHHFVHTDHKPFLCTECGKSYSSEESFKAHTLGHRGVRPFPCPQCHKSYGTKRDLQEHQVLHTGQRPFVCPDCGKSFARRPSLRIHRKTHQAKEPRPSAAPACQCVICERQLANPGSLRNHMRLHTGERPYTCPYCPKSFRQQGNLRGHLRLHTGERPYHCHFCGDAFPQRPELRRHLISHTGEAHLCTVCGKALRDPHTLRAHERLHTGERPFRCHLCPKSYPLATKLRRHQRAHHADKPHQCQICGMGYALPQSLRRHQLEHKGNLDGDPSKRGTKAPQELPASEQPAVLVVHSVDRAGPGNHTELLITNDGHYVTAQQSSAKHKNVIEIAVSDTEKECIIVQEQGSTSDMFIIQEGVSFSTVAEVVEVEVGT
- the LOC128413097 gene encoding zinc finger protein 408-like isoform X3; translation: MEQSAGQSRPPDARGGGGWSCCPVWSLPRGLALGPSLSAERGLGVWCVGSPLQPGALLLLLGPEEEEQEAGACPAELPPACWKEASACNRIASWKSLVKQSRDKDEANVALVWINGELHIQICCPIAAGSELLYWLAEASPACLEKNAPANISDGVFVAERKTVEEQLAKTTTVEAETLTQKGDASLDGDAIDSFAGALDIPKVVQQKARAHCLPLLDKKLPVKQPPGLENDHKKRNEDGFLQHELKDSKEQHGEKQPIVSCSVTEKGGSKEDGVLHPQTEQVNETLSKVKPTDMCSQLPPSSAIQPSAHLAEKVEVLKGQSCADGGPSGCAMSTPRDRAEEQRENPKQEEVSPSNMGGAPQLKEADHKRRYRCEECGKAFLQLCHLKKHHFVHTDHKPFLCTECGKSYSSEESFKAHTLGHRGVRPFPCPQCHKSYGTKRDLQEHQVLHTGQRPFVCPDCGKSFARRPSLRIHRKTHQAKEPRPSAAPACQCVICERQLANPGSLRNHMRLHTGERPYTCPYCPKSFRQQGNLRGHLRLHTGERPYHCHFCGDAFPQRPELRRHLISHTGEAHLCTVCGKALRDPHTLRAHERLHTGERPFRCHLCPKSYPLATKLRRHQRAHHADKPHQCQICGMGYALPQSLRRHQLEHKGNLDGDPSKRGTKAPQELPASEQPAVLVVHSVDRAGPGNHTELLITNDGHYVTAQQSSAKHKNVIEIAVSDTEKECIIVQEQGSTSDMFIIQEGVSFSTVAEVVEVEVGT